The proteins below come from a single Papaver somniferum cultivar HN1 chromosome 11, ASM357369v1, whole genome shotgun sequence genomic window:
- the LOC113322500 gene encoding very-long-chain enoyl-CoA reductase-like yields MKVSVVSRSGREIVKGGIELNDSATVSDLQEAIHRRTKKYYPSRQRLTLPLEPGAKGKPIVLDYKKTIQDYCDGNSNSITVVFKDLGAQVYYSTLFFWEYFGPLIIYPIFYYFDLYQYLGFKGERVIHPVQTYAMYCWCFHYFKRIMETFFVHRFSHATSPLSNVFRNCAYYWSFGSYIAYYVNHPLYTPVSDLQMKIGFGFALVCQLSNFYCHILLRNLRSPDGKGGYQIPHGFLFNLVTCANYTTEIYQWIGFNIATQTVAGYVFAAAAAFIMTNWALAKHRRLKKLFDGKEGRAKYPRRWVILPPFI; encoded by the exons ATGAAGGTGAGTGTTGTTTCCCGAAGTGGTAGAGAAATTGTCAAAGGTGGGATTGAGCTCAACGATTCA GCTACTGTGAGTGACCTCCAAGAGGCTATTCATCGTCGAA CCAAAAAGTATTACCCTTCTCGTCAGCGCCTCACTCTCCCACTCGAACCTGGTGCCAAGGGGAAACCTATTGTACTAGACTATAAGAAAACTATCCAAGATTATTGTGATGGAAATTCGAACAGCATAACTGTGGTGTTCAAGGATCTCGGCGCACAAGTTTATTATAGTACCCTTTTCTTCTGGGAGTACTTTGGCCCTCTGATCATCTATCCAATCTTTTATTACTTTGATCTGTACCAGTACTTAGGGTTCAAAGGAGAACGTGTAATCCACCCAGTCCAAACCTATGCCATGTACTGCTGGTGCTTTCATTACTTCAAGCGTATAATGGAGACATTTTTTGTCCATAGATTTAGCCATGCAACTTCTCCGCTCTCCAACGTGTTCCGTAACTGTGCTTATTACTGGTCATTCGGTTCATACATTGCTTACTATGTAAACCATCCACTTTATACTCCAGTGAGTGATCTGCAAATGAAGATTGGATTTGGGTTTGCCTTGGTTTGCCAGCTTTCAAACTTCTATTGTCATATTCTGCTGAGAAACCTTAGGAGTCCTGACGGGAAGGGAGGGTATCAAATCCCACATGGATTTTTGTTCAATCTAGTTACATGTGCAAATTACACCACTGAAATATACCAGTGGATAGGCTTCAATATCGCAACACAAACCGTTGCAGGTTATGTTTTTGCTGCTGCAGCTGCTTTTATCATGACTAATTGGGCTCTTGCAAAGCACCGGCGTCTAAAGAAG CTATTTGATGGAAAGGAAGGCAGGGCTAAGTACCCCCGCAGATGGGTTATACTTCCTCCATTCATCTAA